The following proteins are encoded in a genomic region of Mycolicibacterium rutilum:
- a CDS encoding TIGR03943 family putative permease subunit, whose protein sequence is MSRETENAILLLVGISTAMIAVTGAYTRYVKPSLLPWLVASAALLVVLALVAIVRDIRDRSSEAHYDGHEHEHDHRHRPGVAWLLAVPIALLAFVVPPPISPQAAGPSVAEISPQVLRRAFPPLPDERAPTLSLPEILVRVAQDSANTLDDRLVTVTGFTLKQNGRTDLARVVIMCCAADARLARIRLSGPAALQIAAYPEDTWVRVEGKIPAGQSDPSGRTVPIFNAVSQSRTDPPPNPYAY, encoded by the coding sequence ATGAGCCGCGAAACCGAGAACGCCATCCTGCTCCTGGTCGGCATCAGTACAGCGATGATCGCCGTCACCGGCGCCTACACCCGGTACGTCAAGCCGTCCCTGCTGCCGTGGCTGGTCGCATCGGCGGCGCTGCTGGTCGTGCTGGCGCTGGTGGCGATCGTCCGCGACATCAGGGACCGCTCATCCGAGGCCCATTACGACGGACACGAGCATGAGCACGACCACCGCCATCGGCCCGGCGTCGCCTGGTTGCTCGCCGTGCCGATCGCCTTGTTGGCCTTCGTCGTTCCCCCGCCCATCAGCCCGCAGGCCGCGGGCCCGTCGGTCGCCGAGATCTCACCCCAGGTGCTGCGCCGTGCGTTTCCGCCACTTCCCGACGAGCGTGCACCGACATTGTCGCTGCCCGAGATCTTGGTGCGGGTGGCGCAGGACTCCGCGAACACGCTCGACGACAGGCTCGTCACCGTCACCGGATTCACCTTGAAGCAGAATGGCCGCACCGATCTGGCCCGGGTCGTCATCATGTGTTGTGCGGCCGACGCGCGACTGGCCCGGATCCGGTTGAGCGGTCCGGCGGCGCTCCAGATTGCGGCTTACCCGGAGGACACCTGGGTCCGTGTCGAAGGGAAAATTCCTGCTGGACAGAGTGATCCGAGCGGCCGCACTGTCCCGATTTTCAACGCGGTGAGCCAGTCGCGTACCGACCC